In one Bacillus thuringiensis genomic region, the following are encoded:
- a CDS encoding oxalate:formate antiporter, which translates to MSGGSDQVKNMIYINGNRRGHCFITSGITFKEFASNIPSPLHQVLLLKHNFEWTDFHYHTLFEYVEEENIHKLIQAEIDEFDEFCWVDFDDASDLDELEPKEIAELLYLAHKKEPLARTFFPLLKNRFVYFSHDDGWYNKVYYRRIADFVGMLSKVIPYKLGAFGKKRFSFFQKSKIFPAISKELIMGLIPLMEDGLYIDLAGKIESRRGLEIPVYVVGSYESTDEVLDNIDELKEEATETGWLIFDKKEQEWQWVVD; encoded by the coding sequence TTGTCTGGAGGATCTGACCAAGTAAAGAATATGATATATATTAATGGTAATCGTCGAGGTCATTGTTTTATTACATCAGGAATTACGTTTAAAGAGTTTGCGAGTAACATCCCTTCACCGCTTCATCAAGTGTTGCTTTTGAAGCACAACTTCGAATGGACGGATTTTCATTATCATACTTTATTTGAATATGTTGAGGAAGAAAATATACATAAGTTAATTCAAGCAGAGATTGATGAATTTGATGAATTTTGTTGGGTAGATTTTGATGATGCAAGCGATTTAGATGAATTAGAGCCGAAAGAAATTGCAGAATTATTATATTTGGCTCACAAAAAAGAACCACTTGCAAGAACATTCTTTCCGCTGTTGAAAAATAGATTTGTTTATTTTTCACATGATGACGGATGGTACAACAAAGTGTATTATCGTAGAATTGCTGATTTTGTAGGAATGTTAAGTAAAGTCATTCCGTATAAACTCGGTGCTTTCGGTAAGAAACGTTTTTCTTTCTTCCAAAAATCAAAAATTTTCCCAGCGATTTCAAAAGAATTGATTATGGGACTTATTCCACTAATGGAAGATGGTCTTTACATAGATCTAGCAGGGAAGATTGAGTCAAGAAGAGGTCTTGAAATTCCGGTATATGTAGTTGGTTCGTATGAAAGTACGGATGAGGTGTTAGATAATATCGATGAATTGAAAGAGGAAGCAACAGAAACAGGTTGGCTCATTTTTGATAAGAAAGAACAAGAGTGGCAATGGGTTGTTGACTAA
- the ytfJ gene encoding GerW family sporulation protein yields MDHPIQGLMKAAMENLKEMVDVNTIVGEPVQTADGGVVLTVSKVAFGFGAGGSDFQTNDGQRANGNAAFGGGSAGGVSITPVAFLVVNKDGVNILHLQNATHLAEKMIELAPQTIDKIQSMFQKEEKKEGNHHPQNPDEIL; encoded by the coding sequence GTGGATCATCCAATTCAAGGGTTAATGAAAGCAGCAATGGAAAATTTAAAAGAAATGGTTGATGTAAATACGATTGTTGGAGAGCCTGTTCAAACGGCTGACGGTGGTGTGGTGTTAACGGTTTCTAAAGTAGCGTTCGGTTTTGGAGCAGGAGGTTCTGATTTCCAAACGAATGATGGACAAAGAGCGAACGGTAACGCTGCATTTGGTGGCGGTAGCGCGGGTGGTGTTTCTATTACACCAGTAGCATTTCTTGTGGTGAATAAAGATGGAGTAAATATTCTTCATCTACAAAATGCGACACATTTAGCAGAAAAAATGATTGAATTAGCTCCACAAACAATTGATAAAATTCAATCGATGTTCCAAAAAGAAGAAAAGAAAGAGGGAAATCATCATCCTCAAAACCCTGATGAAATCCTTTAA